One genomic window of Luteitalea pratensis includes the following:
- a CDS encoding alpha/beta fold hydrolase: protein MHRLLTTFLVVLAAWPLAAQRYPDAQEDGHFTGADDVRLFYRKLGTGKDVVVMLHGGPGGTTNNGEEMAPLAKGRTLIFYDQRGGGRSDLVSDPTLLTANHHVRDLEALRQYFRLEQVSLLGISWGSGLAALYTAEHPARVSRLLLVSPMPVARFPFGPERREKIDAVLGRSMIVRRDEVARRIPTASDDDVLALCREQLSIGMSAYLVDQRHVARVADRCKQMPPAAIRNRPNVARAGMASLGDWDFRPLLTRLTMPALVFEGAKTNVPLNSTREWVSALPHARLLLIPDAGHEFWAEKPDEFVAAADTFLRGEYPKDAEVVK from the coding sequence ATGCACCGTCTGCTCACGACATTCCTCGTTGTACTTGCAGCGTGGCCACTGGCAGCTCAGCGCTACCCTGACGCGCAGGAAGATGGGCACTTCACTGGCGCTGATGATGTGCGCCTGTTCTACCGCAAGCTCGGCACCGGCAAGGATGTCGTCGTGATGCTTCACGGCGGCCCTGGCGGCACGACGAACAACGGTGAGGAGATGGCGCCACTCGCGAAGGGGCGAACGCTGATCTTCTACGATCAACGGGGCGGAGGCCGGTCGGATCTGGTGTCGGATCCCACACTGCTCACAGCGAATCATCACGTTCGCGACCTCGAGGCCTTGCGCCAGTACTTTCGGCTGGAGCAGGTGTCGCTGCTGGGCATTTCATGGGGATCCGGCCTGGCGGCGCTGTACACCGCGGAGCATCCGGCAAGAGTCTCTCGCTTGTTGCTGGTCAGCCCCATGCCCGTCGCCCGATTCCCGTTCGGCCCAGAGCGCCGGGAGAAGATCGATGCCGTCCTCGGAAGGTCGATGATCGTGCGTCGGGACGAAGTCGCCAGGAGGATACCGACCGCCAGCGATGACGACGTACTCGCGCTGTGCCGGGAACAGCTCAGCATAGGTATGAGCGCGTACCTCGTGGACCAGCGCCACGTTGCCCGAGTCGCCGATCGTTGCAAGCAGATGCCGCCGGCAGCGATTCGCAATCGTCCGAACGTCGCTCGCGCAGGGATGGCCTCGCTCGGTGATTGGGATTTCCGGCCGCTGTTGACGCGCCTGACGATGCCCGCGCTCGTCTTCGAAGGAGCGAAAACGAACGTGCCGCTGAATTCCACCCGCGAATGGGTCTCCGCGCTTCCTCATGCACGGCTCCTCTTGATCCCCGACGCTGGCCACGAATTCTGGGCGGAAAAGCCCGACGAGTTCGTCGCGGCCGCGGACACGTTTCTTCGCGGCGAGTATCCGAAGGACGCGGAGGTCGTGAAATAG
- a CDS encoding SDR family oxidoreductase codes for MDPLPFDLHGHVALVTGANHGIGAATARALASCGAAVVVSYLRIPDSGEPEVPETYRRNRATGAAEVLSVIERQGGRAIAIEADLADTGVATTLFDAAETAFGQVDILINNATGWIADTFLPTRERRFGHEHERVSAATIDQQFAVDTRAAALLIAEFARRHVARGATWGRILGLTSGAPTGFPGEVSYGAAKAALENYTMSAAFELAALGITANIVHPPVTDTGWVTDAVRRHVGERPDLLHIATPDDVARVITYLVSEEARLITANRVHLR; via the coding sequence ATGGACCCACTTCCCTTCGACTTGCATGGACACGTGGCACTCGTCACGGGAGCGAACCATGGCATCGGCGCGGCGACAGCCCGTGCTCTTGCCTCATGCGGCGCGGCCGTGGTCGTCTCGTACTTGCGCATTCCCGATAGCGGCGAGCCGGAGGTTCCGGAGACCTATCGCCGCAACCGCGCGACGGGCGCGGCGGAAGTATTGTCCGTCATCGAACGCCAAGGCGGCCGAGCCATCGCGATTGAGGCCGACCTGGCCGACACGGGCGTGGCCACGACCCTGTTCGATGCGGCTGAGACTGCGTTCGGCCAGGTCGACATCCTCATCAACAATGCCACCGGGTGGATCGCCGATACGTTTCTACCAACGCGCGAGCGCAGGTTCGGTCACGAACATGAAAGGGTCTCCGCCGCGACAATCGACCAACAATTCGCCGTGGACACACGTGCGGCGGCCCTGCTGATTGCCGAGTTTGCTCGCCGACACGTGGCGAGAGGGGCCACCTGGGGCCGGATCCTCGGACTGACCTCCGGCGCGCCTACTGGCTTTCCAGGCGAGGTCTCCTACGGAGCGGCGAAGGCCGCCCTGGAGAACTACACCATGTCTGCTGCCTTCGAACTGGCGGCACTGGGGATCACGGCCAACATCGTCCATCCACCCGTGACCGATACGGGATGGGTGACCGATGCGGTGCGCCGCCACGTCGGCGAACGCCCGGACTTGCTTCACATCGCGACTCCCGATGATGTCGCGCGCGTCATCACCTACCTGGTGTCAGAAGAGGCACGACTGATCACAGCCAACAGGGTGCACCTCCGATAG
- a CDS encoding amidohydrolase family protein produces the protein MTKPFRISLLATALFSSTLGARLQPAPEVVAFTHVAVVDPGGTATQRDTTVVVTGDRISEIGSTGDVRIPPGARVVDATRQYMIPGLWDMHAHIFRHGRDAFFPLYAVAGVTAVRDMNTAVPMVEIEAHRQRLAAGTLIGPRLIAVAGPLIAGPVGEGRFPPQCIVATPAEARAAVVARKSMGVDFIKVHGGLSRELLLAIADEARRQDLPLVGHAPGTPEEASDAGLRSIEHNTGVHMSSSPDAAELRKANRAATPDPGVGFMIQNLRRRARAKFDEQTAQPLFAKFRANDTWLVPTLVQGLAWQYLADGTVPYPGWMRYMPRSFTGEWKNAPGFINPSAQDLVDGNNDLRTAIEIVAPMRRAGLKLMVGTDANGPFPSLIPGISLHEELRLFVEAGYTPAQALRAATLAPAQFLGREKDFGTVERGKVADLVLLDADPLADIRNTQKIQAVMLNGRLLDRKALDEILSRLEASAPNQ, from the coding sequence ATGACCAAGCCGTTCCGGATCTCGCTGCTCGCCACCGCGCTGTTCTCGTCGACCTTGGGCGCTCGTCTCCAACCCGCACCGGAGGTCGTGGCCTTTACGCATGTGGCCGTCGTGGATCCCGGCGGGACCGCCACGCAACGCGACACGACCGTCGTCGTGACCGGCGATCGGATCAGCGAGATCGGCAGTACGGGCGACGTGCGCATCCCGCCGGGTGCGCGAGTGGTCGACGCCACGCGCCAGTACATGATCCCGGGGCTGTGGGACATGCACGCGCATATCTTCAGGCACGGCCGCGACGCGTTCTTCCCGCTGTACGCCGTCGCTGGAGTGACAGCAGTCCGCGACATGAACACCGCCGTGCCGATGGTGGAGATCGAGGCGCACCGCCAGAGGCTGGCCGCAGGCACGCTGATCGGGCCGCGGCTGATTGCCGTCGCCGGGCCGCTGATTGCCGGGCCGGTGGGGGAAGGGCGGTTCCCTCCGCAATGCATCGTCGCCACGCCGGCCGAGGCCCGCGCTGCCGTCGTCGCGCGCAAGTCGATGGGTGTGGACTTCATCAAGGTACACGGCGGCCTGTCGCGAGAGCTGCTGCTCGCGATTGCCGACGAAGCCAGGCGCCAGGATCTTCCGCTCGTGGGCCACGCGCCTGGCACACCCGAAGAGGCATCCGACGCCGGGTTGCGGAGCATCGAGCACAACACCGGCGTGCACATGTCCTCGTCGCCCGACGCGGCGGAGTTGCGGAAGGCGAACAGAGCGGCGACGCCGGATCCGGGCGTCGGCTTCATGATCCAGAACCTGCGGCGTCGAGCCAGGGCGAAGTTCGACGAGCAGACGGCGCAACCACTCTTCGCGAAGTTCCGCGCCAACGATACCTGGCTGGTGCCCACGCTCGTGCAAGGCCTGGCATGGCAGTACCTGGCCGACGGCACAGTGCCATACCCCGGCTGGATGCGCTACATGCCGCGGAGCTTCACCGGCGAGTGGAAGAACGCGCCCGGGTTCATCAATCCGAGCGCGCAGGACCTGGTCGACGGTAACAACGACCTCCGGACGGCGATCGAGATCGTCGCCCCGATGCGGCGCGCGGGGCTGAAGTTGATGGTGGGGACGGACGCCAACGGCCCCTTCCCCTCACTGATTCCTGGCATCAGCTTGCACGAGGAGCTGAGGTTGTTCGTGGAGGCGGGATACACGCCCGCGCAGGCGCTGCGGGCGGCGACGCTCGCACCGGCCCAGTTCCTCGGACGGGAAAAGGACTTCGGCACGGTCGAACGAGGCAAGGTTGCGGACCTGGTGTTGCTCGACGCCGATCCGTTGGCCGATATTCGCAATACCCAGAAGATCCAGGCGGTCATGCTGAACGGCAGGTTGCTGGACCGGAAGGCACTCGACGAAATTCTGAGCCGCCTGGAAGCCTCGGCGCCGAACCAGTAG